DNA sequence from the bacterium genome:
CATTCAGACCCAGAAATTTTACTTGGGAAACCAGTAGTGAAAGGAACAAGGCTGGCAGTTGAATTTATTTTGGGACTTTTGGCACAAGGTTGGACAGAACAACAAATACTTGAAAATTATTCTACATTAACACCGGAAAGTTTACGTGCCGTTTTTGCGTTTGTTACAGATTGTATGCGTGAGGAATTTTTATATTCCATACCCGCAGAGGCAGCTTAATGAACTTTTTAGCAAATGAAAATTTCCCATTGCTTAGTATCCAAATGTTAAGAAGAGCAGGTTATAATATAGCGAGTATACTTGAAGAAACACCTGGTGCAAAAGACATAGATATTTTAAAACGAGCTCAAAAAGAAAATCGTGTTATTTTGACATTCGATAGAGATTATGGGGAATTGATTTACCAACACAGACAATTTGT
Encoded proteins:
- a CDS encoding DUF433 domain-containing protein; this encodes MYWKEFIHSDPEILLGKPVVKGTRLAVEFILGLLAQGWTEQQILENYSTLTPESLRAVFAFVTDCMREEFLYSIPAEAA
- a CDS encoding DUF5615 family PIN-like protein, whose protein sequence is MNFLANENFPLLSIQMLRRAGYNIASILEETPGAKDIDILKRAQKENRVILTFDRDYGELIYQHRQFVFAGVLYFRFEPATPKEPAEILLKILQKKEILINGKFTVVERSRIRQRSLTDI